A genomic window from Verrucomicrobiota bacterium includes:
- a CDS encoding circularly permuted type 2 ATP-grasp protein — translation MMNVSTDTKTILKYLPSIDSSSYDEFLDDKGLPRPHWQFTASFLDRLGPDEIESRSQQAARMLHDAGVAYNVTKKNSTDTRRDWQLDPIPFCISSTEWSFLEQAITQRAKLLNLILGDLYGPQELIKSKFLPAPLIFANPGYLRPCHGIPVFGEQRLTFYAVDLARSPDGLWWVLSDRSQAPAGAGYTLENRIVMTHVFPEIFRQGKIQRLSSFFRNFKDSLASLSPTGGNQANTVILTPGPYNETFFEHAYLSRYLGYPLVEGSDLVVRNRKVFLKTLSGLQQVDVILRRVDDDFCDPIELRDDSLLGVPGLINAVRAGSITLANSLGSGLIQSPAFSPFLPALSQQLLGEDLLLPSVANWWCGQDDALKYVNEHLDKLTLRSAFDHPATQANFAPKMPDNLGEWLTLHPEQIVGQEKVILSQAPILKNQQLTSACTTLRLFAMYHNGTFSVMPGGMSRIIDSTNDSSYHQPLQMSGGSKDIFIETQDIEDEHSSSLLLTSQSPRRADDNLPSRKAENIFWLGRYAERFESTSRLLRTLLECLAEERDWQKNTELLPALLTLHDFDQLKDEPELILKATHYFKSLLPIIYDQSHSGSLHYFILRLFNIITLVRDRLSTDNWRTLNLLNDQFENKPININSSINESLNFLNQSILHLSAFNGIITENITRGPSWSFLQIGRYIERITYTSRLLFNTVQDSQAEIMEQGPYETALKIQDSHTTYHRRYLTHSPKLIFDLLITDENNPRSIHNQLNAIIEHIKTLPTSDNTEQPRANERIARRAVSQIHLIDWTSNEPLDHIQLKALLQHTEKAMSELSDNCSAQYFTHHKIAPLSRQPEQVPHNNVQFSQSQSQSN, via the coding sequence ATGATGAATGTATCCACAGATACAAAGACTATTCTAAAGTATCTACCATCCATAGATTCCTCGTCTTATGACGAATTTCTGGATGACAAAGGCTTGCCTCGTCCACACTGGCAATTTACCGCTAGTTTTCTAGACCGATTAGGGCCCGACGAAATTGAATCCAGAAGCCAACAAGCAGCTAGAATGCTCCACGACGCTGGTGTCGCCTATAACGTCACCAAAAAAAACTCTACAGACACTCGCAGAGATTGGCAACTTGACCCTATTCCTTTCTGTATCTCTTCAACCGAATGGAGCTTTTTAGAGCAAGCCATCACGCAACGAGCAAAGCTTCTCAACCTTATTCTCGGTGATCTATACGGCCCTCAAGAACTTATCAAAAGTAAATTTCTGCCAGCACCCCTGATCTTCGCCAATCCTGGCTATCTTCGTCCATGCCACGGCATTCCTGTGTTTGGAGAACAACGGCTAACCTTTTATGCGGTTGATCTTGCACGTTCGCCCGATGGGTTATGGTGGGTTTTATCAGACCGCTCCCAAGCTCCTGCCGGAGCTGGCTATACCTTGGAAAACCGAATTGTAATGACACACGTATTTCCAGAAATTTTTCGCCAGGGTAAAATCCAGCGCTTATCTTCCTTTTTTCGTAACTTTAAAGATTCCTTAGCGTCTTTGTCACCTACTGGAGGTAACCAAGCAAACACCGTCATTCTTACCCCGGGACCCTATAATGAAACATTCTTTGAGCACGCCTATCTTTCACGCTATCTCGGTTATCCTCTCGTAGAAGGTTCTGACCTGGTTGTTCGTAACCGCAAAGTCTTCTTAAAAACCTTGTCAGGCCTTCAGCAAGTCGATGTGATCTTACGCCGTGTAGACGATGACTTTTGTGACCCTATCGAACTGCGAGATGATTCTCTCCTAGGCGTTCCAGGACTTATTAATGCTGTTCGTGCTGGCTCCATAACCCTAGCTAACAGCCTTGGGTCCGGACTTATTCAAAGCCCAGCTTTCTCACCATTCTTACCAGCCCTTTCCCAACAATTGCTAGGAGAGGATCTACTTCTTCCTTCCGTAGCAAACTGGTGGTGTGGTCAAGACGATGCACTAAAATATGTAAACGAACACCTTGATAAACTCACTTTGAGATCCGCATTTGATCATCCAGCCACCCAGGCCAATTTCGCTCCCAAGATGCCTGATAATCTGGGGGAATGGCTCACACTCCACCCTGAGCAAATTGTGGGACAAGAAAAAGTCATTCTCTCTCAAGCGCCCATCCTCAAAAACCAGCAGCTTACCTCAGCATGTACGACTCTCAGACTTTTTGCTATGTATCATAACGGAACTTTTTCTGTTATGCCCGGAGGAATGAGCCGAATCATCGATTCAACCAATGACTCTAGCTACCACCAACCACTGCAAATGTCCGGTGGTAGCAAAGATATTTTTATTGAAACTCAAGATATAGAGGATGAGCATTCTTCCAGCCTATTGTTAACTTCACAGTCTCCCAGGCGTGCCGACGATAACCTACCCAGCCGTAAAGCTGAGAATATTTTCTGGCTAGGCCGCTATGCCGAACGCTTTGAATCGACTTCCCGATTACTCAGAACTCTTCTAGAATGCCTTGCCGAAGAGCGAGACTGGCAGAAAAACACAGAGCTTCTACCGGCCTTACTCACCTTACATGATTTTGACCAGCTCAAAGATGAACCTGAACTTATTTTAAAAGCAACCCACTACTTTAAATCACTACTGCCCATTATTTATGACCAAAGCCATAGTGGTAGTCTGCACTACTTTATCCTACGCCTTTTTAATATTATTACTTTAGTAAGAGACCGCCTTTCCACGGATAACTGGCGAACATTGAACCTGCTAAATGACCAATTTGAGAATAAACCTATTAATATTAATTCTTCAATAAATGAATCCCTAAACTTCCTCAACCAATCCATACTTCACCTATCCGCTTTCAACGGAATTATCACCGAAAATATTACCCGAGGTCCATCATGGTCTTTCTTACAAATTGGGCGCTATATTGAAAGAATCACTTACACTTCTCGCTTGCTTTTTAACACTGTCCAGGATTCTCAAGCAGAAATCATGGAACAAGGTCCCTATGAAACAGCCTTAAAAATTCAAGATTCTCACACCACCTACCATAGACGTTATTTAACCCACTCGCCTAAACTTATTTTTGACCTGCTGATTACTGATGAAAATAACCCACGTTCCATTCACAACCAATTAAATGCTATTATCGAACATATTAAAACATTACCCACCTCTGATAACACCGAACAACCCAGAGCCAATGAACGAATCGCCCGCCGAGCAGTCAGTCAGATCCACCTGATCGATTGGACTTCAAACGAACCTCTTGATCACATCCAACTTAAAGCGCTTCTACAGCATACTGAAAAAGCGATGTCCGAGCTTTCTGACAACTGCTCCGCTCAATACTTCACCCACCACAAGATAGCACCCCTTTCCAGGCAACCGGAACAAGTTCCCCATAACAATGTTCAGTTTTCTCAATCCCAAAGTCAGAGTAATTAG
- a CDS encoding metallophosphoesterase family protein: MKDIAMFRIQLFGVIFLSSFFMQCLCAMGQFNDKTLQEIEIATYQPSPVPDRIILNLCGDPARQIAVNWRTDNNNNKPFAQIATADGSPNQESNATTIEGITSSLKMKDYISYHHSVRLEKLTPGTKYIYRVGDGQLWSEWMHFTTSKDDQSAFSFIYFGDAQNDLKSHWSRVIREAYSDMPRASFILHAGDLVDEYNNDQEWGQWFYAAGWINGSIPSIATPGNHEYRGLDLLSPQWRPHFAFPENGPTGEYQEKLKETVYYIDYQGTRIICLNTQAMTRKIALAQQRWLEKLLSHNLNRWTIIFHHHPMFASANNRAGHAQLNLFFKELYEKHQVDLVLQGHDHSYARGEKISIKGKAKEYQSPVYVVSVSGPKMYQGGAVWADVTASNLQLYQLIHVNSKQIEFSSYRADGVLYDSFLITKDANGMRKIE; this comes from the coding sequence ATGAAAGATATAGCCATGTTTAGAATCCAGTTATTCGGCGTCATATTTCTTTCGAGCTTTTTTATGCAGTGCCTCTGCGCAATGGGTCAGTTCAATGACAAAACACTACAAGAAATTGAAATTGCTACCTATCAACCAAGTCCAGTTCCCGATCGAATTATCTTGAACCTATGTGGTGATCCAGCAAGACAGATTGCTGTTAATTGGCGCACTGATAACAACAACAACAAACCATTTGCTCAAATCGCCACAGCGGATGGTTCTCCCAATCAAGAATCGAATGCAACCACCATCGAAGGCATCACCTCCTCGCTTAAAATGAAGGATTACATTTCCTATCACCATAGCGTTCGTCTGGAAAAGCTTACTCCTGGTACGAAGTATATCTACCGTGTTGGTGATGGACAGCTTTGGTCAGAATGGATGCACTTTACTACATCGAAGGATGATCAGTCTGCTTTTAGCTTTATCTACTTTGGCGACGCCCAAAATGACCTCAAGTCGCATTGGTCTCGAGTCATTAGAGAAGCCTACTCTGATATGCCTCGGGCTAGCTTTATTCTCCATGCTGGTGACTTGGTAGATGAATATAATAATGACCAAGAATGGGGGCAATGGTTCTATGCGGCAGGATGGATCAATGGCTCCATCCCTTCCATTGCGACTCCTGGAAATCATGAATACAGAGGCCTTGACCTTCTATCTCCGCAGTGGCGTCCGCATTTTGCTTTCCCCGAAAATGGCCCTACTGGCGAGTATCAGGAAAAACTCAAGGAGACCGTTTATTACATCGACTACCAAGGCACTCGCATCATCTGCTTGAATACTCAAGCAATGACCCGAAAGATAGCCTTAGCACAACAAAGATGGCTCGAAAAACTCCTAAGTCATAATCTTAATCGCTGGACCATCATCTTTCACCACCATCCCATGTTTGCTTCTGCCAATAACCGTGCAGGCCATGCTCAGCTCAATCTCTTTTTCAAGGAGCTATATGAAAAGCACCAGGTAGACTTAGTGTTACAAGGACATGACCATAGCTATGCTCGAGGTGAAAAAATAAGCATTAAAGGCAAAGCCAAAGAGTACCAAAGTCCTGTTTATGTCGTCTCTGTTAGCGGTCCAAAGATGTACCAAGGAGGTGCAGTATGGGCTGATGTCACAGCTAGCAATTTGCAGCTCTATCAGCTAATTCATGTCAACAGTAAGCAAATAGAGTTCAGTTCCTACCGTGCCGATGGCGTTTTATATGACTCCTTCCTCATCACAAAAGACGCCAATGGAATGCGCAAAATCGAATAG